GGATTCATTCATTTATTACCCCTCTGAACATTCGATTCACATTTCCATCAGATAAGATGATTTGAATACAAAGAATGACATTAATCGCCACTTCAAAAGGGTCTGATTCAATATATACATTCGTTAGTATACGAAGTGGCACTGAACCTAATGCAACAATTAAAAGCCATGCAATGCACGACGGAATAAATTTATACTGTGCGCCATTCCTTCTGTAGCTCATCAGTCTTATGACAGCTAGCGAGCAAACAAAGAAGTTTATGTAAACTAGTAATATAGGGACGTTCATCGTTTACCCCCTCTCCACTTATCGATAGCAGAGCCAATCACATCATTTACAAATTTAGTAACAGCTTCAGGTTTAGATATAGCACTTAAAATACTCACCAGACCCGCTGAAGAAAACATAGCGCCTACTGAGTTATCAATGCTTCTCTCAAAGTAGGAACTAAGGAGACCGGTAGCATCTTTTGCAGCAAGAATGCCAACAACAAAAGACACAATAAAAAAGCAAATGCGAGTTGGTATGCTGATATCTTTAGATGAAAGAACAAATATCACAGCTCCAGCAAAAGAGCCGATGACAATTCCGGCATCCATACCACTGAATAGACCGACTATAGAAACGCCCGCTAACGAGACGGTCGCAGTGCCTGTTAACGGCTCATTCATGTTTCAGTCCTATTTTCAAGTAATAAAAAAGGCCACCTAAGTGACCTTGATTGAGATTGACAGGATTATTTTTTATCCTTCCCTTTTATTGCATCATAAATAAAGCTGGCTCCAATACAGATAATGGCAAGGGGTATTCCCCACTTAACATCAGAGGAAATGACACCAAAATTCTCAAGTAAAGAGATAACGCCAGCGATAACAATAAATACACCAAGGAACATAACCTTTCCCTATCTATGCAATACGAACAAATACTATACACAATCAGTAGGTTAAATCACAATCACATGGACACAAAAAAAATGCCTTTGCCCCAGCGAGAGTCGCCAAGATGTCTTGTGTACCCATAAATCAGGATTTTCTTTCATCTTCATATTTCCACCCCATCTGAACAATGGGCGTCCGTGGGGTGAACGATGGTTACCCCTGTGAGTTGGTTAAAAGTAATGGGTTGATAGTTAAGGTAAGCTGTTAGATCAGCCAAAAATCAATCAACCCACAGAGGGATGGCTGATTACCTCTGAACAAAGGAAAAAATATGATTGTCATTGGCGGGCATGGAATGTCACCAGAACAAAATTTTCTTTATGACAAGTCCCAATTAAGCTATGAATTAACTGTTGCAATAATTGAGTTTCTTATCTCAGAATCCGCTAATCCAGAAGAGACAAAGAAGAAGTTAGAAAAGATGGTATTAAAACACGTCTCAAGTCACGCAAGGGGACATGCTGGCAAGGACTTAATCAACCTTCTGAAATAGCAAATCAAGGTGCAAGTGATTGCACCTTATTAATATGACTCACAAATTCTAACGACTTACTTTTAGCCCACTCTGTTGCTCTGAGTTCAAAATCTGAAAACGTCGATCTTTCATTATAGTCTTCGACATAAAATAATTTTACATGAGGCGTTTCATGAAAAAGGACTTCATCTTCTTTTTGCAGGCAAACATAAACATCAGCTTCTAGTGTTGCCACTCGTTTAGAAGAAAAAGACAATATGCTTTGCTGTTTCATGCCATCATTGTTTTTAAATTCCAATCTCGAATTCACTTTAGGAAAATTTACTATAATCTTCATCATTCACCTCGCTAGTGAGTTAAGCTTTGTGATCTAATTTAAAAACTCTGACACCCTGAGTTTTATCTTCTTTCAGGATGGCATGCTTTATTCTTTTTAGGGCAATGCGGGAAATCAATTCGGGTATTGACTCCCTGATACAATACGCTGTTGCGTTCGCATTGTTTGAGACAGGCTCCGGCGATTGAACCAAGATAAATTTTCGTCCACCACCATCTTTCTTGTTTTGTTTTAACACCGCATGGCCTGTCGAGCCACTGCCAGCGAAAAAGTCCAGAATGATATCTTCGCTACCCGTGACCTTCATTAAGTGCTCAATCAGCCCTGCCGGCTTGGGGTAATCAAAAACAGGTGAACCAAGCAGCGCTTCCACCTCTTGACTTCCCTGCTTCGTGGTAAAGCCGGTTATAATGGTTTTTGGGTGTTCGGTGCCTCGCTTTTTAACATACTGGAGGACACCATTAGGTTTGAAGAAGAACTCAACAACCTGCTGCCCTTTAGAGTCAAAGGTCTCCTTTCCTGACAGCCAATTTTCAATTTGGCGCCTCATTGTCCAGCCCGCTTTTAGTGTGACTTCGCGAGCTAAGACACCATCCTTACATTCAAATACCCCCGAAGTCACTTCAACAACTTCTTTATCTCCAAATATGGATGGAAACGTTTTATTTTCACCCAAGAACTTAATGCCAGCGGGAAAGGTTATTTCTGATGCAGGGTTTTTAAAACTGACCTTTTTTATTGCACGGTCAGAAATTAATCTATCATCACCCTTATAAACAATATGAGATAACTGAGTCCGGTCTTTTGCATAGGCCAGAATATATTCATGTTCCCTGATGAAAATGGATGCGGAGGTTCTGCCGTTCTGCCAGATAAATCTTTCGACGAAATTCTCTTCACCGAATATTTCATTGCACAAATGGGATAAATTAACCACTTCATGGTCATCTATCGATATAAATATCATGCCATCATCAGACAATAAATTTCGGGCTAATTTCAGTCTGGGGTAAATCATATTTAGCCAATTACCACCGAAGTTATCTTTATAGATAAAATCCTTGCCCGTATTGTAAGGCGGATCGATATAAATCATCTTTATTTTTTTGTGATAAGACTTTTGCAATATCTTAAGCACTTCAAGATTGTCACCTTCAATAAACAGGTTCTCTGTGGTATCCCAATTCACACTCTCTTCTTTACAAGGGCACAAAGTGCCTGTTGGTGGCATTTGGGCTATTTGACGTGCGCGAGCCTTACCCTGCCAAGTGAAGTTATAGCATTCTTCAATTGCCATCAACGAGGTTCCTGTAATGAATAGGTCGCCAGCCGCAATAGACGATACTGAGGTTCTGTGAGTGATTGCGGTGGCGAATTGGGAAGAGTTTGGAATAAATTCCTAAAAGGTGATATGTGTATAAAACAATAATACCTAAATAAAATCAATCACTCTTATTATCATTATCGTTTTTTAGATTTATTTTCTGGATCATATATGATGAATTGAATAAAAACGAAATTAACTCAAGCGTCATTGCCAATCCATAGAAGAACGCCCAAACACTAATAAATCTAAAAGTCTGACAAGGTAAAATTTTGTTTATCGCAGCCCATACTATAACCAAAACAAATACAACGAGGGGATAACCCATATCAACAGGAACTATTTCAGGGCCAAAATTTATTTGTTTACTTTTTTTACCTTCATTCAAAAACTTTAGAAAACTGCTTGGCATTACAAACATTAGGGCAAACACACCAATACCGAAACCAAGTATGCTAGGAAAGACCGATAAAATCGCATCAGATGGTTCCCATGTCCATACTGAAATATATTGATAATTAATTAAACTCAATACCAATACGAAAAAAAACAGGTACGCCATTTTCTTAAAAATCCTGCTCCACCACATATGTATAGGAGCAAAACTCTTATTACCCTCATCACTACCTTCGCAGGCGTAAGCATTAGCAATGCGGAAAACGGCACCAATGACAGGTAATCGTCTAATTATTTTATATATTTTCTTATTCATAAGGTATCGCTTCCGCCTATTATTGATAACAGGCCGTGCCTGCATGATTTCAGATGCTAAATTGTGATCCTGCCAATATGAGCGTTTGCGATCGGCTGGAATAGGTAAATCCGCAAACGCACCCAACACTTTCTCGGTAGTTGGCGACCAGAAAACAAAAAGGCCACGCCATGCGCAGCCTTGAATTTGAACCGTTCGGAATTCCTAACTATTTGAATTTATTCCGATATGGGAATTCCGATATCGGGATCTTGAACTACTGCATATTTTGCAGGAGTTGAATAAAACCATCGAACTCATCGCACCATTCGAACTCATCTTTCATGAGTATTCTCTCCCGATCAGTATGTTGACCGAAACACCTAAAATAACACTTAATATATTGATTTAAATACGATATAGATGTTGATCGTAACGTTCACTTTGAGCTGTAAACTCTAAGTTGACGACTGATAGATAGCAAAAAACCCCGCCATTTGGCAGGGTTTTAGAATATTCAATAGGTGCAGTAGACTTGTCATCGCCGTTTTCCGCACCTAGCTTCCTACTCGGAAGTCTTACAAGTCCCATAAGGGTTCGAAAAGAAGTATCGAATAGTAGGGTCGGAATGTCAAGCTATTTGACTAGGTGAGACATACCTATCCCATGAAGAACAGCATTCTTTATTAACCTCACTTCATTATCAGATAGTTGTGGCTCTATGTAACACCTGCCTTCCCAAGTTCGGGCCTTAATTTTATCAAGTCGCCCTGTAGAAACAGTCGTGATCATGTCACACTTCGCCCAGCATCTGACATACTCTTTCCCCGGTATCGGGTTTTCTAACAATTCATGGTGATGACTAAGCGCTGGTATAGGCTCTGTTGTGCTTATGGGTACAACAGTAACCAGCTTACTATTCTGTCTGTTTCTGGCTATCACAATGATTGGTCTTATTTTTACGATTTCGGGAACAATTAGTCCTTTAAAGTCACACATAAGAACGGAACCCACACGTGGCTGATACCTTAATCCCATTGCTCATATCTGGTTAGTTAACAATCGAATGATATTACACCAAATATTGTACTTTTTCACATCAAAAAGCCCGCGCAATGCATAAGCCTGAATTTAGTCTTGTAATAATGATTTACAGGCTTAGTTGTAAACTCAAAGTTTATTACTGTGCAAAACAAAAAACCCCGCCGAAGCGAGGTAAAATGTCTGAAATAAATAAACCAGATGATAACGCTACATCACTGTTTCTCATCTGTCGAGAAAAGCCAATAAGCTACGTGACATAGCTATCACTCTTATCACAATAGCAGCGTTTTTACGATCGTAAAGATTTATTTTTAAAAGTTACTGCATAATTGGTGTTGGTTAATATCCAGTGGCTCTTTCTGGATGTATTTATCCATTTCCAGTGAAATATCCAGCATCATTAACATGCCCTCGATAACGCCCTCTGCCTTTTGTAGCCTCTTCCCAATGTGCGTATCAGAGCAATGATGGTCATATGCTAACTGCATAAACGTCTTACCAAATACGTAATAATCGAACAATAAATCATGAGCCTCGCTATTGTTCTTGTTCAGTCTCGCCATGCAGCCGGAAATAATGATGGCATCATCATCACAGCACTGCGGGCGTGACTTAACCTTGTTTGGGATTAACCCCTTAAATCCTGCCGCAATAGACGACCAGTAAACCCCTTCCTGATTGTCAGCCGCCCACGCTCCCCAACGTTCCATGATCAGTTGAATATCACGCATTATGCTGTCTCCGCTGTCTTTTTCGGAAATACCAATTCTCTGGCCTGATCCCCGTTCTGGAGCAGGTCGTTAAAATCCCCAAAGTCAGGCCAACGAACACTGACCTTTTCTAAGTCGTTATTCGCTTTCAGATTTTTAGTCGCGCACACCATTGCCGCCGCATGACCTGTGGCGCTCCAGTCGTTATCTGCGAAGATAATTAAATGCTTAACCCCTTTGGGAACCAGAAAGCGCTCCATAAGCCCCGCATTTACCACTGACCAGGTATTCACCCCGTAGATTTGTTTACAGGACAATGCGGTTTCGATGCCCTCCGCAATCCCCAATGTCGAATCGACTGGGAAAAGACGGATCGCTAGTGACTGGGCATGGTCGCGATAGCTATCTTCCTGCATCGCATCCAGTTTCTTTTGTGGCGTGATGTCCGCTTTTTTATCGCCATCAAGATAGGTGCGGTGCAGGTAACACAATGTCCCTTTAGCGTCCGTCACTAATGACCAGATAGCTTGTAGTTTCCCGTTACGAACAGGCTGCTCGGCGCAGTACTTCACATTGTCAGCAGGCAAAACATGAATGCCCCGATTTCGCAGATAGGCTTCGCCCTGTGTACCTTTCAGGTTGGATAAGTTGGTATAGCAGGCGGTCACTCTGTTTCTGAATGTGGTGATATTGGTCTCTTTTTTCCCCACGCTACGTTTATCGGACTGGATGCCCAGCAACAGATCAATCTCATCAGCCAGCGCCTTGTATTCTTTGCCCTGTGTCAGGGTGAGTAACTTCCAGCCATCCCCTGCGTTACAGGTGCAGATGAACGTTCCCCTGCCATCCCGATCATCAATGCGGAACTTGCCTTTTTGCTTACAGATTGGACAGTTGCCCTTGAAGTGCCTCTTTCCTGTCACCGGTGGCAATTTGTAATAAGCGAAGATCTCAGGCCAGCGCCCAATAACCGCATCGGCGGTTTTTATTCTGTTCATCGTGCTTCTCCCTGACTGGATGACATACCAAAGTGCTCGCGGATATCACTGACCCGACGTTGTACAGCCTCAAGGCTCAGTTCCTGCTGTTCGTCACTGGACGGCGGCGCTTGCTCCGCTTTCTTGCGGGATTTCGCCCACGCAATCTGTTTATGTTTGATAAAGTTATTCACTTCGGGGGTCAGTTCCTGCGGGGTATCATGAAACCCACGCGGCCAGACGCCGAACTTGTCTTTAAACGTGTTGGATACCCAGCCATCACTGATAGTCTTTCCTTGTGAGGCGCGCTGGTTCTGGTAGCACTTTAATTGTGAGTAGAAGCTCTGCTTTTCGGCCTGTGTGTAGATGCGCTCTTTCTTGCTGAGTTTTTGGATGGTGCGACTAGTATCGACCTCAATATCTTCACCTGATAGCGGCTTAAAGTCGCATTTCGGGCAGACATAAACGCCTGCGGGTTTCATGTAATGGCAGGAGGGGCATTCTTTCGGTAACTTCTCGCGCTTCTCCTGCTCGCGGTAACTGTCACGGGTTTTCATGCCGTCGTTTTTGCTGGGCAGCTCGTCATACTCGATATCATCAGGGTAACCGAGGCGGTGGACTGTGCCGGAGTGATCCAGAATGATGCACCTGTCCTTACCTTTGGCAGTACGCAGGCCTCTGCCGATTGTTTGGAGCCAGCGAATTTCTGACTTGGTGGGTCGAGCGTAGATAATGCACCGCACATCACTGTCAAAACCCGCCACCAACACGCCCACATTGACGATGATTTTCGTTGCACCCTGCTCAAACTGATGGATAATCAGATCTCTTTCTTCGTGCGGCGTACTGGCAGTCATGACTTTCGCGTTAACACCAGCGCGATTGAATTCGACCGTGATAAAATTGGCATGGCTGACATTGACACAAAAACAAATCGTGGGCTGGTTCTCACCCAGCTTAAGCCAGCTACTGACCACATCCCCCACCAAGTCAGCCCCGCACATGATTTCGGCTATCTCATCTTCCTTGTAATCACTGCCGTATACCGGATTGGTGGAGGATTTCACCCCCGTTAAATCAGGTTTTGTTGGGGCATAGAACTCATAACTACTCAGATCACCACGCTGGATTAACTCTTTTATCGTGGTCGGCTTAATCAGCTTCTGGTAGTAGTGACCGAGGAACGGCGAAAACGGTGTGCCCGACAAGCCAATGACCTTGCACTCTGTTTCGGTTGTCAGTCGGGTGATTTCTTCCAGTATCTTCTTGCGTTTCAGGTGTGCTTCATCAATCACCAGCAGATCGATATCTTCGGGAAAGTCACGGCGAATTAGCGTGTCCGCCGACGCAATTTGAATTAGCTTAGACGAATCTTGATTGGGGTGATCACGCCAGATATAAGCGATTTCATCTTCCGGTAACCCATACTCGATAAAGCGCTGGGCAGTCTGATTTATCAGGACGGTAAATGGGGCAACGAAGAGAACCCGCATTCCCTTTGACATAAAGCCGTAGGTGATAAATGCGGATAATCCAGTCTTGCCTGCGCCTGTGGGTGCGTACACCATGAAAGAGTTAAAGTTCTTCCAGTCCTGACGCAGCATGTTTAGCGCGCGTTCCTGAGCAAAGTTGGGGGTAATTTCTAGCATGATGTTACTCCCTTTATTTTTCTGTGTTGCCGTGCGATACTTTGCGCAGGTAACTTTTCGTTAGTACCTGCTGCAAGAGCCTGAACAGTTTTGCTCGCCAAAGTGTCGCTGTTCGGTTTCTTGCACCCTCTTACATTTCCATTCTTCGTTAACATCGATACCCTCACTTGAATAATTTTCACTGCCAGAGCACAACCTTTCCTAACTTCTGTGACTTCTCAGCCCTTGCTAGCACCTGAACTTGGTAGCACGGATCACATCAACCCCGTTCACGCTGTAACGCAAAGGTTGCTTGCCATCTTTGAGCAGCACGAAGCCGGATATACCCGCGGGCAGCTCGCTTAATTTCAACAGTGATCGTTTGCGCGGTGATCGGTTGTCAGCCTCGATAGCGCATTTCGCCCCTGCGCGAGTGGTCACCATGTAATCGACGCGACCATTTCGGCCATCGCTTAATCCGGTCACGGTGAAATTCTTTTGCAGGAACCAGCCTTGCTCACGGATCTTTGCTGTGAGTACCGCTTCAAAGTTCTGCATGTCGGCGACAGTGAGAAATTGCTCTTCCAGCAAGGTGATTAATTTTTCTTTCAGTTCTGTGCTCATTTTTGTTTCCTCAATGGTTATTTTGTATCACTTGGGTAGTACAGCGATTTTTGAAACCCTATTAGTGCACTTAATTAACTTATGTATTCCCTACTGAGATCTATTTAAGTAATGTGTTCTTACTTGGCTGTGCTTTACCTTACTGAACTCCCCAATCCCCCCTTACCCCCCTGGTCCTCTTCCCTATCGATGTACTAGTTAGGCGATACATATAAACTCCAAAATTAATTACTGGTTAACCACCCTCAACGGCTCGTCCGTATACCCCTGCGCCGCTCTTTCGTACTTCACAACAAATTCCCTGAGCCGGATGTTGGCAGCTCGTCGCGCTGCGTTGTCTTTGCGGTATGAAACGGGTTCCTCATTCCATGCCGCCTGATACACTTCTGAGTACTTGGCAGTTATCTTTGCCCGTGTGCTAACCCGTAGTTTCCCCAGCATCTCCTGAATCCATGCGCCATCGTCTGGGTAGAAATGCGATGGCATGGTGACTTTGATGTAGTCAGGAAAGTGCCCCATAACTAAATCCCGATCACAGACAACAACCACACACCCCAGATCGGAATGACCACCAGCGCAAGTACAGAAACAACCACCGGCTGAATGTTATTCATGGCTTGCCTCCGTGGGCGGTGGGAAGACTTTGGGCAGATCGGGGCGTAGTTCGTGGGCTTGGACTGCACCGTTTGAAAACGCCACAATGTCAGGAACCAAAGAGACTGAAACTCTCTTTTTTCTGTATAACCATGAACTTATAAGTGACTGTCTACACCCTAAAATTTCAGCTAGCCTCGTTTGGCTTCCCGCAATGCTTATTATTTTTTCTATTGCTACGTTCTTCATTTATCCCTCCATTAGCTCTATAGTGATAATATTATCACTTTAAATATAAATCAATCACTATGGGTATATTTGTAAACCTATCACTTTAGAGATAGAATTAGTAAAAAATCTAACGAGGTAGATATGACTCTTGCAGATAGACTGAAAGAAGCCATGAAAGAAAGAGGGCTTACACAGTCCGCTCTCGCAAAAGAAGCGGATATGGCTCAATCCATGATATGGAAATTAATTTCTGGAAAGGCAGCAAAGACGGGAAAGCTTGTCGATATAGCGAAAGTTCTGGGGGTTCGCCCTGAATGGCTTAGCGATGGAAGCGGTGATAAATATCAAATGGATGACTCTGACATAGCTATTATGCACTACAGCCACTCAATGGCTGTAAAAATCTATGACGAAGAGAATGAAACAAACGAAGTATTTATGGTGCCCGTGTTTTCGGAATCACCTAAAGACCTTGCTTCGTGTCGAGCTTATAGAATTACTCAAAATACTGGTTGCTCAGAAGCACCAGAGGGAACATTGATCGTTATCGACAAATTAGTGGAAGCAGCCAATAACGATTTAGTTTATGCGCGCATAGGAAAGAACTACTCTGTTTATCGTTATGTGCAAGGTGGTTCTATGGATTTCTTGTCTGTTGATGACAGCAGAGTGCCATTGATAGCCGTGTCTCCCAATGTTGAAATTATAGGTGTTATTGTATATTTATTTCGTGAAATGAAGCGGAGGCGATAATCCCCATCCTCAACTTCAACTTCAATCTTCCTTGCGTAGACTCCTGGGTTCACTCGAAATACTTCCAAATCATCCCCCTTTTATTCTAAAGCACTGTTTTTACATACAGTGCTTTAAATATTACTTAAATTCACGTAATTATCAAGGTAAAAAACAATTTATCTATCATTGAATTAAATTCATTCAATTTCAATAGCATAATAGAAAAATTAAATTTTTATCACTTTAGGTATAGACTAGTTAAACCTTTAGTGATAACGTTATTTGCAGCAAGGTGATAAGAGTAATCACCAAGGGTTAAAAGGGGTTTTGACAGATGGTTGGCCGTAACTCCAGTTAATTTCCAATAAGGAAAATTGAAATCAGTGGATATCATAATTTAAATAAAAAAGAGCCTTATGCTATGGATATAAGAAATAAAAATGAGTTCAAAAAACACATACCTATCACTTATATGGCAAATCAAAAACATGAAGAACCAATCCCAAATTATTCTCTAAAGGTATTCCAAGACTGCGTTTATATACTTTACAAGAGAAATGGTAGATACATGATATTGGTTGACGTTTTTAAAAACCCAAGCGAAGCCAACAAAAAAGCTCAGGATATTATTAATGAATATCAAGAATTGAAAAAATATTTCATTTCCAAGGAGCATGACTCATGAAAACATTTATCTTCGGCGCAATTGAACGCTCCAATATGGAACAAACACGCCCTATATGTGTTAAAGCTCAAGCGCGCGATGAACAAGAAGCAAGAAGGTTATTAGCACCCTTATATGTCATTTACGGCTGGATGGGTCAAATAGTTAATTGTAACCAAGGTAAATAATATTAATTTTGAGGGGAAATAAAATGCAAAAGAAAGAACCTGAAATAATCACAAATGGTAACAACGAAAAAATAATTGAATTACGGGTCAACGGCGCACCTTTGTGTTATTTGAATACAAAATCTGCAATATCGGCTGATTATTTATTTTTCCTTAAAGCGGTGTTGGAGGCGCTATCAGTTGATAGTACCTCATTGGAACATGAAGCTAATTTGGCTGGGAAAACGACAATTCATGAACATGAAGCATTTGCTGCGATTAAAGATCCCATAAATCTTTAATGAATGAATCAACATGAATTGTGCTGCTGCCTTTAGTGGCTTTTAAATAAAAATTAATCACGTTATCGGGTAAATGAGTATTCCATTTATTAAATGAATGTTGTGGGAAATACTCCTTAAAAATGCTTGCTACTGCATTTTCTCCGGTGCTGAGGTCTGAAATCATACGGCATTGCAATAAGCATTTAGCAATGAGTGTAGATTTAAGCATGCTTAATTACCTTTTTTTGTTATGAGAACGGTTAAGAGTAGCACCACCTGAAAGGTAAAATAAAAAGGTAAATCAGCATAATTTGATCAAGGAGGCATAAATGTTAATTCTAACCCGTCGCCGACAAG
The sequence above is drawn from the Xenorhabdus ishibashii genome and encodes:
- a CDS encoding LiaI-LiaF-like domain-containing protein → MFLGVFIVIAGVISLLENFGVISSDVKWGIPLAIICIGASFIYDAIKGKDKK
- a CDS encoding helix-turn-helix domain-containing protein — translated: MTLADRLKEAMKERGLTQSALAKEADMAQSMIWKLISGKAAKTGKLVDIAKVLGVRPEWLSDGSGDKYQMDDSDIAIMHYSHSMAVKIYDEENETNEVFMVPVFSESPKDLASCRAYRITQNTGCSEAPEGTLIVIDKLVEAANNDLVYARIGKNYSVYRYVQGGSMDFLSVDDSRVPLIAVSPNVEIIGVIVYLFREMKRRR
- a CDS encoding DUF7146 domain-containing protein, producing the protein MNRIKTADAVIGRWPEIFAYYKLPPVTGKRHFKGNCPICKQKGKFRIDDRDGRGTFICTCNAGDGWKLLTLTQGKEYKALADEIDLLLGIQSDKRSVGKKETNITTFRNRVTACYTNLSNLKGTQGEAYLRNRGIHVLPADNVKYCAEQPVRNGKLQAIWSLVTDAKGTLCYLHRTYLDGDKKADITPQKKLDAMQEDSYRDHAQSLAIRLFPVDSTLGIAEGIETALSCKQIYGVNTWSVVNAGLMERFLVPKGVKHLIIFADNDWSATGHAAAMVCATKNLKANNDLEKVSVRWPDFGDFNDLLQNGDQARELVFPKKTAETA
- a CDS encoding phage holin family protein, coding for MNVPILLVYINFFVCSLAVIRLMSYRRNGAQYKFIPSCIAWLLIVALGSVPLRILTNVYIESDPFEVAINVILCIQIILSDGNVNRMFRGVINE
- a CDS encoding host cell division inhibitor Icd-like protein; protein product: MKTFIFGAIERSNMEQTRPICVKAQARDEQEARRLLAPLYVIYGWMGQIVNCNQGK
- a CDS encoding putative holin — translated: MNEPLTGTATVSLAGVSIVGLFSGMDAGIVIGSFAGAVIFVLSSKDISIPTRICFFIVSFVVGILAAKDATGLLSSYFERSIDNSVGAMFSSAGLVSILSAISKPEAVTKFVNDVIGSAIDKWRGGKR
- a CDS encoding DEAD/DEAH box helicase, translating into MLEITPNFAQERALNMLRQDWKNFNSFMVYAPTGAGKTGLSAFITYGFMSKGMRVLFVAPFTVLINQTAQRFIEYGLPEDEIAYIWRDHPNQDSSKLIQIASADTLIRRDFPEDIDLLVIDEAHLKRKKILEEITRLTTETECKVIGLSGTPFSPFLGHYYQKLIKPTTIKELIQRGDLSSYEFYAPTKPDLTGVKSSTNPVYGSDYKEDEIAEIMCGADLVGDVVSSWLKLGENQPTICFCVNVSHANFITVEFNRAGVNAKVMTASTPHEERDLIIHQFEQGATKIIVNVGVLVAGFDSDVRCIIYARPTKSEIRWLQTIGRGLRTAKGKDRCIILDHSGTVHRLGYPDDIEYDELPSKNDGMKTRDSYREQEKREKLPKECPSCHYMKPAGVYVCPKCDFKPLSGEDIEVDTSRTIQKLSKKERIYTQAEKQSFYSQLKCYQNQRASQGKTISDGWVSNTFKDKFGVWPRGFHDTPQELTPEVNNFIKHKQIAWAKSRKKAEQAPPSSDEQQELSLEAVQRRVSDIREHFGMSSSQGEAR
- a CDS encoding antiterminator Q family protein, giving the protein MRDIQLIMERWGAWAADNQEGVYWSSIAAGFKGLIPNKVKSRPQCCDDDAIIISGCMARLNKNNSEAHDLLFDYYVFGKTFMQLAYDHHCSDTHIGKRLQKAEGVIEGMLMMLDISLEMDKYIQKEPLDINQHQLCSNF
- a CDS encoding site-specific DNA-methyltransferase translates to MAIEECYNFTWQGKARARQIAQMPPTGTLCPCKEESVNWDTTENLFIEGDNLEVLKILQKSYHKKIKMIYIDPPYNTGKDFIYKDNFGGNWLNMIYPRLKLARNLLSDDGMIFISIDDHEVVNLSHLCNEIFGEENFVERFIWQNGRTSASIFIREHEYILAYAKDRTQLSHIVYKGDDRLISDRAIKKVSFKNPASEITFPAGIKFLGENKTFPSIFGDKEVVEVTSGVFECKDGVLAREVTLKAGWTMRRQIENWLSGKETFDSKGQQVVEFFFKPNGVLQYVKKRGTEHPKTIITGFTTKQGSQEVEALLGSPVFDYPKPAGLIEHLMKVTGSEDIILDFFAGSGSTGHAVLKQNKKDGGGRKFILVQSPEPVSNNANATAYCIRESIPELISRIALKRIKHAILKEDKTQGVRVFKLDHKA
- a CDS encoding transcriptional regulator, which gives rise to MKNVAIEKIISIAGSQTRLAEILGCRQSLISSWLYRKKRVSVSLVPDIVAFSNGAVQAHELRPDLPKVFPPPTEASHE
- a CDS encoding type II toxin-antitoxin system PemK/MazF family toxin, coding for MGLRYQPRVGSVLMCDFKGLIVPEIVKIRPIIVIARNRQNSKLVTVVPISTTEPIPALSHHHELLENPIPGKEYVRCWAKCDMITTVSTGRLDKIKARTWEGRCYIEPQLSDNEVRLIKNAVLHGIGMSHLVK